A stretch of the Chitinophagaceae bacterium genome encodes the following:
- a CDS encoding TonB-dependent receptor codes for MKFLPFYFTIIFLTVFTSAQAHDGSLQGTITDNISNFPITGLIVSMEEEHLSTVTDSNGYYQFDNIPVKLYTITFRKEDYLTREMKISISENKSTVLDIALTPGIISLPDLVVNGDVPVSAASSQVFSIIDFQLRPKNSAQDMLRLVPGLFIAQHAGGGKAEQIFVRGFDCDHGTDVATYVDGIPVNMPSHGHGQGYADLHFLVPEVVQNMDITKGPYFTQNGNFSTGATVRFNTLDQLDENSFTTDFTSAPTQRGFSGSRALLMMQLPFQSANVNSYIAGDFTYNPSYFDASQQFHRFTLFNKNTFRLSNKTTAIVSFNGFGSSWNASGQVPSRAVESGLIDRFGAIDTLEGGTTSRNNLNMELDSKIGNNIFHSQIYFCNYRFKLFSNFTFFLNDPVNGDMIEQTDDRTIGGYNGSYSIPGNLGGLSVKTTFGLGFRTDRTNVMLLHSPDRERLSVTANAIIFERSMNGWIKEEINFTSQFKAELGMRIDYFTFDVNDLIPIDSFHDDLSGYNYQTLAQPKLNLVYSPADNIHLFLNSGIGYHSNDARSVVQDPATHRLPLAAGGEIGTQIRVGSLIFSVALWTIQLENELVYIGDEGTTENNGPSSRKGIDFSARYQVLKWLYADVDVNYAKGFLLEDFFGEKLREDNIIPLAPQFTSTGGLTIIKPRGWEGALRYRLMGDRPANESNTVTAKGYLLLDAAVGYRWEHFRVGLNIENLTNTEWNEAQFDTESRLFDEPKPVSELNFTPGTPVAFKGSVSVYF; via the coding sequence CTTATTGTTTCAATGGAAGAAGAGCATTTGAGTACCGTTACAGATTCAAATGGTTATTATCAATTTGATAATATTCCGGTGAAGCTTTATACCATTACTTTCAGGAAGGAAGATTATTTAACCAGGGAAATGAAAATCAGCATCTCTGAAAATAAAAGCACTGTACTCGACATCGCGCTTACTCCAGGTATTATTAGTCTTCCGGATCTTGTTGTAAACGGTGATGTTCCTGTTTCTGCTGCTTCTTCACAGGTATTCAGTATCATCGACTTTCAATTGCGTCCTAAAAATTCAGCGCAGGATATGCTGCGGCTGGTGCCGGGTTTATTTATTGCGCAACATGCAGGAGGTGGAAAAGCAGAACAGATTTTTGTGCGTGGTTTCGATTGTGATCATGGAACAGATGTAGCAACTTATGTTGATGGCATTCCGGTCAACATGCCTTCACATGGTCACGGTCAGGGATATGCTGATCTTCATTTTCTGGTTCCTGAAGTGGTGCAAAATATGGACATCACCAAAGGTCCATACTTCACTCAGAATGGAAATTTCTCCACCGGTGCAACAGTCAGGTTTAATACACTCGATCAGTTGGATGAAAACTCATTCACAACAGATTTCACATCTGCTCCTACCCAACGTGGTTTCAGCGGCAGCCGCGCTTTGCTGATGATGCAATTGCCTTTTCAATCAGCAAACGTGAACTCCTACATAGCAGGAGATTTTACATACAACCCATCTTATTTTGATGCAAGCCAGCAATTTCATCGCTTCACTTTATTTAATAAAAATACTTTCCGCCTCAGCAATAAAACAACAGCAATCGTTTCGTTCAATGGATTTGGTTCTTCCTGGAATGCTTCAGGACAAGTTCCATCACGAGCCGTAGAAAGTGGATTGATAGATCGCTTTGGCGCTATTGATACATTAGAAGGTGGAACTACTTCCAGGAATAATCTAAACATGGAACTGGATTCGAAAATCGGTAACAATATTTTTCATTCGCAGATTTATTTTTGCAATTACCGATTCAAATTATTTTCAAATTTTACTTTCTTCTTGAATGATCCTGTCAACGGCGACATGATTGAACAAACGGATGATCGCACCATCGGAGGATACAATGGTTCTTATAGCATACCTGGAAACCTGGGCGGACTTTCCGTGAAAACCACATTTGGACTTGGATTTCGTACCGATCGAACCAACGTTATGCTATTGCATTCGCCCGATCGTGAAAGGCTTTCCGTAACTGCAAACGCTATCATTTTTGAACGCAGCATGAATGGATGGATCAAAGAAGAAATAAATTTTACGTCACAGTTTAAAGCGGAATTAGGAATGCGTATTGATTATTTCACATTCGATGTAAATGACTTGATTCCAATTGATTCATTCCACGATGATCTTTCAGGATATAATTATCAAACACTGGCGCAACCCAAATTAAACCTTGTCTATTCGCCAGCTGATAATATTCATTTGTTCCTGAATTCAGGGATAGGCTATCATTCCAATGATGCACGTTCCGTTGTGCAGGATCCGGCAACGCATCGCTTACCATTGGCTGCCGGCGGCGAAATAGGTACACAAATTCGCGTGGGGTCACTGATATTCTCTGTTGCATTATGGACCATTCAGCTTGAAAATGAACTTGTTTACATTGGAGATGAAGGAACTACGGAAAACAATGGTCCAAGCAGTCGTAAAGGAATTGATTTCTCCGCGCGCTACCAGGTTCTCAAATGGTTGTATGCCGATGTGGATGTGAATTATGCAAAAGGATTTTTGCTGGAAGATTTTTTCGGAGAGAAACTTCGTGAAGACAATATCATTCCACTCGCTCCCCAATTTACATCAACAGGTGGATTAACGATTATAAAACCACGTGGATGGGAAGGTGCTTTGCGTTACCGTCTGATGGGCGACAGGCCGGCGAATGAATCCAATACAGTAACCGCGAAAGGATATTTGTTGCTTGATGCAGCAGTAGGTTATCGCTGGGAGCATTTTCGGGTAGGATTAAATATTGAAAACCTCACAAATACAGAATGGAATGAGGCACAGTTTGATACCGAATCACGATTGTTTGATGAACCCAAACCTGTTTCTGAATTGAACTTCACGCCGGGAACACCGGTTGCGTTTAAAGGAAGTGTATCGGTTTATTTTTGA
- a CDS encoding DNA primase — translation MISARSKDDILAAARIEDVVGDFVNLKKRGTNFVGLCPFHTEKTPSFHVSPTKGIYKCFGCGKGGDSVSFIMEHEKFNYPEALRYLAQKYNLAVEETGDVAKEQGDKMVKDSLFIINQFAQQYFHDNLLKTTEGKNIGLSYFKERGFTDEMLKKFMLGYSLSDAEAFTKTALKNGYQADLLRQAGLIKEKGEKNVDFFHHRVIFPILNLSGKVVAFAGRIMVKDERAPKYINSPETEIYHKSQLVYGIYHARNAIRKDDECFLTEGYTDVISMHQAGIENVVASSGTSLTPEQIKLIKRFTNNITILYDGDAAGIKAALRGLEMMAEEDVNVRVVLLPDGDDPDSYLHKNGSSAFREFVAKSKKHFLQFKMELLLAEAGTDPLKKADVIKDIVETLSKIPDPIKRSVLIKECSRQLDVGEQVLITEVNKVKRRQFKKETGAPGYEADALYNDQNAPEDHSQQQQQDQQAKDFYQEMGILRLLLEYGEELLDDGQKVVDVVLDELKEAPLYNHDFQLMIHEMEEMVKKGGKVDHHIFINHEEKKFRDLAIEIISFPYNLSENWEKRHEIFINTPQKNFKKHVVSTLHHFKLHKLMNMKLENQQQLKTVKGNEEDENHYMIVNIKLDEWIRQLGKSLGTVTVSYFK, via the coding sequence ATGATCTCCGCCCGAAGCAAAGACGATATTTTAGCCGCTGCCCGAATTGAGGATGTGGTTGGGGATTTCGTGAACCTGAAAAAGAGAGGCACTAATTTCGTCGGATTGTGTCCATTTCATACGGAGAAAACACCTTCATTTCATGTATCACCAACGAAAGGTATTTACAAATGCTTTGGTTGTGGTAAAGGTGGCGACTCTGTGAGTTTTATAATGGAGCATGAAAAGTTCAACTATCCGGAAGCGCTGCGTTACCTGGCGCAGAAATATAATCTTGCAGTGGAGGAAACCGGTGATGTAGCCAAAGAGCAGGGAGATAAGATGGTGAAAGATTCATTGTTCATCATCAACCAATTCGCGCAGCAGTACTTTCATGATAATTTATTAAAGACAACAGAAGGAAAAAATATTGGCCTGTCTTATTTTAAAGAAAGAGGATTCACGGATGAAATGCTGAAGAAATTTATGCTGGGCTATTCCTTGTCCGATGCAGAGGCTTTCACAAAAACAGCATTGAAAAACGGATACCAGGCTGACCTGCTTCGCCAGGCAGGATTGATCAAAGAAAAGGGAGAGAAAAATGTTGACTTTTTTCACCACCGTGTCATTTTTCCAATTCTTAACTTATCAGGAAAAGTGGTTGCATTTGCCGGGCGTATCATGGTGAAAGATGAACGCGCACCGAAATACATCAACTCACCTGAAACGGAGATTTATCACAAGAGCCAATTGGTATACGGCATTTACCATGCACGAAATGCCATTCGTAAGGATGATGAATGTTTTCTTACGGAAGGGTACACAGATGTAATTTCCATGCACCAGGCAGGCATTGAAAATGTCGTGGCTTCATCAGGAACTTCACTTACTCCGGAGCAAATCAAACTCATAAAACGGTTTACTAATAATATCACCATTCTTTATGATGGCGATGCAGCAGGTATAAAGGCGGCATTGCGTGGGTTGGAAATGATGGCGGAAGAAGATGTGAACGTTCGCGTGGTTTTATTGCCTGATGGTGATGATCCTGATTCTTACCTGCACAAAAACGGCAGCTCTGCCTTTCGTGAATTTGTAGCGAAGAGCAAGAAACATTTTCTGCAGTTTAAAATGGAGTTGCTGCTTGCGGAAGCGGGAACAGATCCATTAAAAAAGGCAGATGTTATCAAAGACATTGTTGAAACACTTTCAAAGATTCCTGATCCAATAAAAAGATCGGTACTTATTAAAGAGTGCAGCAGGCAACTCGATGTTGGTGAACAGGTGTTGATTACCGAAGTAAACAAGGTGAAACGCCGTCAGTTCAAAAAGGAAACAGGCGCACCTGGTTATGAAGCAGATGCTTTGTACAACGATCAAAATGCTCCTGAAGATCATTCACAACAGCAGCAACAGGATCAGCAAGCTAAAGATTTCTACCAGGAAATGGGCATTTTGCGATTGTTGCTTGAATATGGCGAAGAATTATTGGATGATGGACAAAAAGTAGTGGATGTGGTGCTCGATGAATTAAAGGAAGCACCATTATACAATCACGACTTTCAACTGATGATCCATGAGATGGAAGAGATGGTGAAGAAAGGAGGTAAAGTTGACCATCACATTTTTATCAATCATGAGGAGAAAAAATTCCGCGATCTGGCCATTGAGATCATTTCATTTCCCTATAACCTGAGTGAAAACTGGGAGAAACGGCATGAGATATTTATCAATACGCCGCAGAAGAATTTTAAAAAACATGTAGTCAGCACACTGCACCATTTTAAACTGCACAAGCTGATGAACATGAAACTCGAGAATCAACAACAGTTGAAAACGGTGAAAGGCAATGAAGAAGACGAGAATCACTATATGATTGTGAATATCAAATTGGATGAATGGATCCGGCAATTGGGAAAGTCGCTTGGAACGGTCACAGTATCCTATTTCAAATAG
- a CDS encoding 4'-phosphopantetheinyl transferase superfamily protein — MALIYKREIAAETLIGLWHIRESAEWFRSQLMLDEKENALIDSIKHPQRKLHWLSSRVLLRSMMQTDQFIHLENDLNGKPIVRNFPVEISLSHSSDLSALLLSKKYKVGIDIEKMDPKVLRIQHKFVNEAEMKWVADENRIEQLYAIWCAKEAMYKLYGEKKLDFRQHLLVAPFEFSFSGKIQGQISKADYQLELNIQYEQFENYMTAYVLQ, encoded by the coding sequence ATGGCGCTGATCTATAAAAGAGAAATTGCAGCAGAAACACTTATTGGACTTTGGCACATTAGGGAAAGTGCTGAGTGGTTCCGGTCGCAATTGATGCTGGATGAAAAGGAAAACGCATTGATAGATTCCATCAAACATCCACAACGGAAATTACATTGGCTGTCGAGCCGGGTGTTACTGAGAAGCATGATGCAAACTGATCAGTTTATCCATCTTGAAAATGATTTAAACGGTAAACCCATCGTGAGAAATTTCCCGGTAGAAATCTCGCTCTCCCACTCTTCCGATCTTTCAGCACTGCTGTTAAGCAAAAAATATAAAGTGGGAATTGACATTGAAAAGATGGATCCCAAAGTGTTACGCATTCAGCATAAGTTTGTGAATGAAGCAGAGATGAAATGGGTTGCTGATGAAAACAGGATCGAACAATTATACGCCATCTGGTGTGCAAAAGAAGCGATGTATAAATTGTATGGGGAAAAGAAACTTGATTTCCGTCAGCATCTTTTGGTAGCACCATTTGAATTTTCCTTTAGTGGAAAAATCCAAGGTCAAATTTCAAAAGCCGACTATCAGTTGGAATTAAATATTCAATATGAGCAGTTCGAAAATTATATGACAGCTTATGTGTTGCAATAA
- a CDS encoding WD40 repeat domain-containing protein, with protein MQVDQVARFTLHKGSVYALSQGSDASSFLSAGSEGLVVEWNINDASNAVALARVNSQVFALLNIPEKKLLVIGTMAGGIHVIDLVLKSEIHYITYHQQSIFDIKLYNDQVLVASKDGTLTVWSAVDFSLQRILTISNLSLRMIDLNPLKNEMAIASSDNKVYIVDLSQWKVKAILQGPSNSVFSVSFIPALNKLLAGSRDAQLYEYDLNNLQLEKQIKAHLYTINHLQLISNDQFIATASRDKTIRIWNSHSLELLKSLDHLKCGGHTKSVNRLLWLPEQNVLLSASDDRTVIAWRIH; from the coding sequence TTGCAAGTTGATCAGGTTGCCAGGTTCACATTACACAAAGGTTCAGTCTATGCACTTTCGCAAGGAAGTGATGCTTCTTCTTTTCTCTCTGCCGGGAGTGAAGGATTGGTTGTAGAATGGAACATCAACGATGCTTCCAATGCTGTTGCGCTTGCCAGGGTAAATAGCCAGGTATTTGCGCTTTTAAATATCCCTGAAAAAAAACTGCTGGTAATTGGAACCATGGCCGGTGGAATTCATGTGATTGACCTGGTTCTGAAAAGTGAAATTCATTACATCACCTATCATCAGCAATCGATATTCGACATAAAACTATATAATGATCAAGTGCTCGTTGCTTCAAAAGATGGAACATTGACTGTCTGGTCCGCTGTAGATTTTTCATTACAACGTATATTGACCATCAGCAATCTGAGCCTGCGTATGATAGACCTGAATCCATTGAAAAATGAAATGGCCATTGCTTCCAGTGACAATAAAGTGTATATAGTTGACCTGTCTCAATGGAAAGTAAAAGCAATCTTGCAAGGTCCGTCCAATTCAGTATTCTCAGTCTCCTTCATTCCTGCATTGAATAAATTGCTTGCAGGTTCCCGTGATGCACAGCTTTATGAATACGATTTGAATAATCTGCAACTGGAAAAACAAATCAAAGCACATCTATATACCATCAATCATCTGCAGCTTATTTCAAATGACCAATTTATAGCAACAGCATCTCGTGATAAAACCATTCGTATCTGGAACAGCCATTCACTTGAATTGCTAAAATCACTTGATCATCTTAAGTGCGGAGGCCATACCAAATCAGTGAACCGTTTGCTTTGGCTGCCGGAACAAAATGTATTGCTTTCCGCGAGCGACGACAGAACAGTTATTGCCTGGAGAATTCATTGA
- a CDS encoding dCTP deaminase, giving the protein MILSDRQILAEIEKGTILIEPFKPEGLGSNSYDVHLGKYIATYKDRILDARKHNQIDTITLPEDGFILYPDMLYLGVTEEYTETHAHVPFLEGKSSVGRLGIDIHATAGKGDVGYCNTWTLEISVKQPVRIYPGMPIGQLIYFVVEGTVKNTYNKKGNAKYSKRTLKPLESMMWKNKW; this is encoded by the coding sequence ATGATTTTATCAGACCGTCAGATACTCGCAGAAATTGAAAAGGGAACCATCCTGATTGAACCTTTTAAGCCGGAAGGATTAGGTTCTAACAGTTATGATGTGCATCTCGGTAAGTACATTGCAACGTATAAGGATCGCATTCTGGATGCACGGAAACATAACCAGATCGATACCATCACACTTCCTGAAGATGGATTTATTCTTTACCCCGACATGCTTTATCTCGGAGTTACAGAAGAGTATACTGAAACGCATGCGCACGTACCTTTTCTTGAAGGTAAATCCAGTGTCGGACGTCTTGGTATTGATATTCATGCCACTGCCGGAAAAGGCGATGTCGGTTATTGTAACACCTGGACACTGGAGATTTCGGTGAAGCAACCTGTGCGTATTTATCCGGGAATGCCCATTGGCCAATTAATTTATTTTGTGGTGGAAGGCACTGTTAAAAACACCTATAACAAAAAAGGCAACGCCAAATACAGCAAGCGCACATTGAAACCGCTGGAGTCTATGATGTGGAAGAATAAATGGTGA
- a CDS encoding LEA type 2 family protein, which produces MMKYYYLLSLLIIALTSCSTLKPLEYRSLDNFNVSNLGSAPQLTFDLSLYNPNTVGAKLKDFSVGFEMNGVKLADAQLADVSHAGAQSEFTVPMKINTSIVQLSQFLPAGISLFTSGATIPVHLNGSITVKKFIFHKTFPFDVRESLDTKKIRLGK; this is translated from the coding sequence ATGATGAAATACTATTATCTTCTTTCGCTGCTGATTATTGCGCTCACTTCGTGTTCAACCCTCAAGCCACTGGAGTATCGTTCCCTGGATAATTTCAATGTTTCAAATCTTGGCAGCGCACCTCAATTAACATTTGATCTTTCACTTTATAATCCAAATACTGTTGGCGCAAAACTGAAGGACTTCAGTGTAGGATTTGAAATGAATGGAGTTAAGTTGGCTGACGCGCAATTGGCAGATGTGTCTCATGCGGGCGCACAATCTGAATTCACTGTTCCTATGAAGATCAATACATCTATCGTGCAACTATCTCAATTTCTCCCTGCCGGAATCAGCCTGTTCACTTCCGGTGCTACTATTCCCGTTCACCTGAATGGAAGCATAACAGTGAAAAAATTTATTTTTCACAAAACATTTCCTTTCGATGTGCGCGAATCTCTGGATACGAAAAAAATAAGATTGGGGAAATAG
- a CDS encoding PorT family protein, giving the protein MVLLCRHSFAQVNIYTDDQVYDRRLFHFGISLGLNRSNYKIILDSNYIHQNEILDVHGTSNPGFALGILSDLHLSRSFELRFIPDLAFADRSIQYSMSTTDTIPIKKIESVYLEFPVHLKYRSRPYKDFRMYVLGGFKYSMDMQSNASARLAENLIKVYRNDIALEYGMGMEFHLPLVIISPEVKISYGLFNILKPDDNLIFSSVLEKLRARTIMFTLHFEG; this is encoded by the coding sequence ATGGTATTGTTGTGCCGGCATTCATTTGCACAGGTCAATATTTACACTGACGACCAGGTGTATGACAGGAGGTTATTTCATTTTGGTATCTCCCTGGGTTTGAACAGGTCTAATTACAAGATTATCCTGGACTCCAACTACATTCATCAAAATGAAATTCTGGATGTACATGGCACGAGTAATCCTGGCTTTGCTTTAGGTATTCTTTCCGATCTTCACCTTTCAAGATCATTTGAACTACGATTCATCCCTGACCTGGCTTTTGCCGACAGAAGTATTCAATATTCCATGAGTACGACCGATACAATTCCCATTAAAAAAATCGAATCCGTTTACCTGGAGTTTCCTGTGCATCTGAAATACAGGTCGAGACCTTATAAAGATTTCCGGATGTATGTGTTAGGCGGATTCAAATACAGTATGGATATGCAGTCGAATGCTTCTGCACGGCTGGCAGAAAATTTAATAAAAGTATACAGGAATGATATCGCTCTTGAATATGGAATGGGTATGGAGTTTCATCTTCCATTGGTGATTATTTCTCCGGAGGTAAAAATATCCTATGGTCTTTTTAATATCCTGAAGCCGGATGACAACCTGATTTTTTCAAGCGTATTAGAAAAGCTAAGGGCACGTACGATTATGTTTACGCTGCATTTTGAGGGGTAA